One region of Leishmania panamensis strain MHOM/PA/94/PSC-1 chromosome 28 sequence genomic DNA includes:
- a CDS encoding hypothetical protein (TriTrypDB/GeneDB-style sysID: LpmP.28.2470), protein MDWDRPSGKRRRTDEEEACEALGGLLRQTASRAMERVRLQRQQRGWESQLTALSSSAAAAVARSVKPMDVLVIRFCMHYLDCSTVAAPNQFVRLAQEVVTSSIERLLVPQLFSRDGSSLPALCESLVTEHTAEDIQVTVKEVSEFVEARCALGAWIADATATRGDVSEDDNDDADNYTGDYYDHSRLCDHGDGYSPLANEEGEGYEDGDGGRPPNPQQDGEGFALAATLYQACEFWVRVQAFLNSLSLHSARLHVFAMPPRYERELLLLLYAATRGGGGDDEASTETVAPGGGSASRKGKSRGDAPSSPASTTVEKVESKDSIKPEPMWDGDEDVVAQVVGVGGTDNESTEQTEALTGLRQPQQLYKASALLADVLALSRCPEVPTTTSSLPIGATSAPALVSSPSSAAAPRISAEAMQHLRGLNSNFYKMVYARLGVMVARDRLYRFDQVSAITPPELTVQQRNLQEQLIQQEQQQRYKADLMSAALGIPGQPEAGLPAAYVPDDAYYEKLLHQQHDTIDEDEEVYKGEVMDYYLSHPNRPSAATGSSSNYSRSRSHHGGSSARGGEAEALMKPHRFCKVKTGFTWTQYNRTHYDSRTNPPPRTEMWYEFTLFYPALANTKRDMRHIFRIEDTPDGPNDQYCLLVFSVGPPYADVAYRIRKKQWDPRRGGVRISFDQYGRYKLFFRFTNSNYRR, encoded by the coding sequence ATGGACTGGGATCGACCTAGTggaaagcggcggcgcacagatgaggaggaagcgTGTGAGGCGTTGGGTGGGCTGCTACGACAGACAGCGTCCCGCGCGATGGAGCGGGTGCGCTTGCAGCGACAACAACGCGGCTGGGAGAGCCAACTGaccgccctctcctcttctgccgccgcggcggtggcgcggagTGTGAAGCCGATGGACGTGCTTGTCATTCGGTTCTGCATGCACTACTTGGATTGCAGCACGGTGGCCGCGCCGAATCAGTTCGTGCGACTTGCTCAGGAGGTTGTGACGTCCAGTATCGAGCGGTTACTGGTGCCGCAGCTCTTCAGCCGCGATGGCAGCTCTCTTCCGGCTCTGTGCGAGAGTCTCGTCACAGAGCACACCGCCGAGGACATTCAGGTGACGGTGAAGGAAGTGTCTGAGTTTGTTGAAGCCCGCTGTGCCCTTGGTGCATGGATCGCCGACGCGACGGCCACTCGCGGGGATGTTAGTGAGGACGACAATGACGACGCGGACAACTACACTGGTGACTACTACGATCATTCACGCTTGTGTGACCACGGTGATGGATACTCTCCCCTCGCCAAcgaagagggcgagggcTATGaggacggcgatggcggcaggCCTCCCAACCCACAGCAGGATGGCGAGGGCTTTGCGCTGGCCGCCACGTTGTATCAGGCTTGCGAGTTCTGGGTTCGAGTGCAGGCTTTTCTCAACTCCTTGTCACTGCACAGTGCCCGCCTGCACGTCTTTGCTATGCCGCCACGGTACGAGCGAGagctgcttcttcttctgtaTGCTGCGactcgcggcggcggtggcgatgacgaggCGTCGACTGAGACGGTGGCACCTGGCGGCGGTTCAGCATCGCGGAAGGGCAAAAGCCGTGGCGACGCGCCCTCCTCGCCGGCTAGCACAACGGTAGAGAAGGTCGAAAGTAAAGACAGCATCAAACCGGAGCCGATGTGGGACGGTGACGAGGATGTGGTGGCACAGGTAGTCGGTGTCGGCGGCACAGACAACGAGAGTACGGAGCAGACGGAGGCGTTGACAGGCCTGCgtcagccacagcagctgtaCAAGGCATCTGCCCTGCTTGCTGACGTGTTggcgctctctcgctgccctGAAGTCCCCacgacgacgtcgtcgtTACCCATCGGTGCTACTTCAGCTCCAGCTTTGGTGTCGTCACcgtcgtcagcagcggcgccgcggatCAGCGCTGAGGCCATGCAGCACCTACGGGGGCTCAACTCGAACTTTTACAAGATGGTGTATGCGCGGCTCGGCGTGATGGTGGCACGTGATCGCCTCTACCGCTTCGATCAGGTTTCCGCCATCACGCCACCCGAGCTcaccgtgcagcagcgtaaCCTTCAGGAGCAGCTGAtccagcaggagcagcagcagcgatacaaGGCAGACTTGATGTCCGCCGCCCTGGGTATTCCTGGGCAGCCGGAGGCTGGGTTGCCAGCTGCCTACGTGCCGGACGATGCGTACTACGAGAAGCTtctgcatcagcagcacgacACGATcgatgaggacgaggaggtgtACAAGGGTGAGGTGATGGACTACTACCTCTCTCACCCCAACCGCCCCAGCGCCGCGACGGGGTCGTCGTCGAACTACTCGCGCTCCCGCTCACACCACGGCGGCTCCTCTGCACGCggtggcgaggcggaggcgctgatgAAGCCGCATCGCTTCTGCAAAGTCAAGACGGGCTTCACGTGGACGCAGTACAACCGCACCCACTACGACAGTCGCACTAACCCACCACCGCGGACAGAGATGTGGTACGAGTTCACCCTCTTCTACCCAGCCCTTGCGAACACGAAGCGTGACATGCGGCACATCTTCCGCATCGAGGACACCCCCGATGGGCCCAACGACCAGTactgcctcctcgtcttcagTGTGGGCCCGCCGTACGCTGATGTGGCGTACCGCATTCGCAAGAAGCAGTGGGACccccgccgcggcggggTGCGCATTAGCTTTGACCAGTACGGCAGGTACAAgctcttctttcgcttcacGAACAGCAACTACCGACGCTGA
- a CDS encoding hypothetical protein (TriTrypDB/GeneDB-style sysID: LpmP.28.2480): MLRFTVPALVVFQNAYAPRVLNKMTPDRMELTMIILKERKKRVRYLGSQFHGFADRVHLFNARGGVRRGTRYIIETHHSRVEFRHPARNNKKVDVRAVKIAGAQYDSIGNFTRMTWDNSLCTTNLLSDPNFKRHFKSMPKDEAIAMLEEWGVRYVLLDEIRKPSLMDCKYHKHHLYADKFWWSPYPEINHMRGDAEYKWKGDELIAYSDYNAHVQHPGNFGGSSSSSGRSGSGATTPKSAAAASGSKKGVSASPWFRCTVVVKKPQAGGVKANSTTGKIVTVEAPK; this comes from the coding sequence ATGCTCCGTTTCACTGTCCCCGCCTTGGTGGTTTTCCAGAACGCGTATGCGCCGCGCGTGCTGAACAAGATGACGCCTGACCGCATGGAGCTGACGATGATCATCCTGAAGGAGCGCAAGAAGAGGGTGCGCTACCTTGGCAGCCAATTCCACGGCTTCGCTGATCGTGTGCACTTGTTTAACGCACGGGGCGGTGTGCGTCGTGGTACCCGCTACATCATCGAGACGCACCACAGCCGCGTGGAGTTCCGGCACCCCGCGCGCAACAATAAAAAGGTCGATGTTCGTGCCGTCAAAATAGCAGGCGCGCAGTACGACTCCATCGGCAACTTCACCCGCATGACGTGGGACAACTCCCTCTGCACGACGAACCTCCTGAGTGACCCTAACTTCAAGCGCCACTTTAAAAGTATGCCCAAGGACGAGGCCATCGCAATGCTGGAGGAGTGGGGCGTACGGTACGTCTTGCTAGACGAGATTCGAAAGCCGTCGTTGATGGACTGCAAGTATCACAAGCACCACCTGTACGCCGACAAATTTTGGTGGTCGCCATACCCAGAGATCAACCACATGCGCGGTGACGCCGAGTATAAGTGGAAGGGAGACGAGCTGATCGCATACAGCGACTACaacgcgcacgtgcagcaTCCCGGCAATTTCGGTGGTAGTagtagcagcagtggcagaaGCGGTAGTGGCGCCACTACTCCCAaatcggcggcggcagcgtcaggcTCGAAGAAGGGTGTGTCGGCAAGCCCGTGGTTTAGGTGCACCGTTGTGGTGAAAAAGCCGCAGGCAGGCGGCGTCAAGGCCAACTCCACCACAGGTAAGATCGTGACTGTAGAGGCGCCCAAGTAG
- a CDS encoding hypothetical protein (TriTrypDB/GeneDB-style sysID: LpmP.28.2490), with the protein MAFRGSSARLAATPGVGIAPETTPVKYVPEMLNIQNAKWWNGRHKPVYRSVYNEKSWLQKARWGAFIKGSRPVMRQRYSAAALKEALEMVPEGFETCDVPRPPQRIRAQSEGVVGRWYTNYWTLHSVRYQCQLAEVEWPFGERQRPRTNYDEPYMYTDFEETKAIRDYRSRWINVNRSLVGMSKRMKEAEEESRYLHFKKVQDTFWSNRKVLVNRIKSMHNQGTLQSAKDLPLKSINIKAFLAE; encoded by the coding sequence ATGGCGTtccgcggcagcagcgcgcgacTCGCGGCCACGCCAGGGGTCGGCATCGCGCCAGAGACGACGCCGGTCAAGTACGTGCCGGAGATGCTAAACATTCAAAACGCCAAATGGTGGAACGGCCGCCACAAGCCCGTCTACCGTTCAGTCTACAACGAGAAATCGTGGCTGCAAAAGGCAAGGTGGGGTGCCTTCATCAAGGGGAGTCGCCCTGTCATGCGCCAGCGCTactccgcagcggcgctgaaggaggcgctCGAAATGGTGCCGGAGGGGTTCGAGACGTGCGACGTGCCGcgtccaccgcagcgcatcCGGGCACAGTCGGAAGGGGTGGTAGGGCGGTGGTACACGAACTACTGGACTCTGCACTCTGTCCGCTATCAGTGTCAACTCGCGGAGGTCGAATGGCCGTTtggcgagcggcagcggccgcgcACGAACTATGATGAGCCGTACATGTATACCGACTTTGAGGAGACGAAGGCCATTCGCGACTACCGCAGCCGCTGGATCAACGTCAACCGCTCCCTCGTCGGCATGTCGAAGCGAatgaaggaggcggaggaggagtcaCGCTACCTGCACTTCAAGAAGGTGCAGGACACCTTCTGGTCAAATAGGAAGGTTCTCGTGAACCGCATCAAGTCGATGCACAACCAGGGGACGCTGCAGTCGGCCAAGGACCTGCCCCTTAAGTCAATCAACATCAAGGCGTTTCTGGCAGAGTAA
- the SHMT-L gene encoding serine hydroxymethyltransferase (SHMT-L) (TriTrypDB/GeneDB-style sysID: LpmP.28.2500): MIRGASLILRAAPAPMHNRQVPSLPGNASLRDHDPEVHQLIHKEMRRQIEGLELIASENFTSRAVLDCLGSILTNKYAEGLPGNRYYGGTEVVDEVENLCRRRALAAFDLNATIWGVNVQLYSGSPANLAVYTALLRPHDRLMGLDLAAGGHLTHGFQTARKRISASSIFFESLPYSITPEGLIDYDQLAYLANVYKPRLIIAGGSAYPRDWDYKRYREICDSVGAYFMVDMSHFSGLVAAREHNNPFEYADVVTTTTHKTLRGPRSGMIFFKREIKQNKASVNVEEAINNAVFPALQGGPHIHQIAGVATQLKEVASPEWRAYAKQVKANAKTLAAALTESGEALVSGGTDNHLLLWNLNSHGITGSKVEKLLDMAHITANKNTIVGDKSAQAPYGIRLGTPALTTRGFQEKDFKQVAQFLIRSVHLSKEVQKSAGSMKLADFVKAAETSKALQEMAEEVKAYARQYPYPGLESAYPIQ; this comes from the coding sequence ATGATTCGTGGTGCTTCGCTGATCCTGCGGGCGGCCCCGGCCCCCATGCATAATCGCCAGGTTCCATCTCTGCCCGGTAACGCGTCGCTCAGGGATCACGACCCTGAGGTGCACCAGCTCATTCACAAGGAGATGCGTCGGCAGATAGAAGGGCTAGAGCTGATAGCGTCGGAGAACTTTACTTCCCGCGCGGTGCTCGACTGCCTCGGGTCTATCCTAACGAACAAGTACGCCGAGGGTCTTCCTGGAAACCGCTACTACGGCGGCACGGAGGTCGTGGATGAGGTCGAGAACCTGTGCAGGCGGCGTGCACTTGCAGCGTTCGATCTGAATGCAACCATCTGGGGCGTCAACGTGCAGCTGTACAGTGGCTCACCTGCCAACCTGGCCGTCTAcactgcactgctgcgtCCGCATGACCGCTTGATGGGCCTCGACCTGGCGGCAGGCGGCCACCTCACCCACGGCTTCCAGACCGCAAGGAAGCGCATCTCGGCCTCCTCAATTTTCTTCGAGAGCCTCCCGTACTCCATCACGCCGGAGGGCCTCATCGACTACGATCAGCTAGCGTACCTGGCGAATGTGTACAAGCCACGACTCATCATTGCCGGCGGCTCCGCCTACCCGCGCGACTGGGACTACAAGCGCTACCGTGAAATCTGTGACAGCGTAGGGGCCTACTTCATGGTGGACATGTCCCACTTTTCCGGCCTGGTCGCCGCCCGGGAGCACAACAACCCGTTCGAGTATGCCGATGTCgtgaccaccaccacccacaagACGCTACGCGGGCCTCGGTCTGGCATGATCTTCTTCAAGAGGGAGATAAAGCAGAACAAGGCCAGCGTGAACGTGGAGGAGGCCATCAACAACGCCGTCTTCCCTGCGCTGCAGGGCGGCCCACACATCCACCAGATTGCCGGTGTGGCTACGCAGCTGAAGGAAGTCGCGTCTCCGGAGTGGCGTGCCTACGCAAAGCAGGTGAAGGCGAACGCCAAGacccttgctgctgccctgaCAGAGAGTGGAGAGGCACTCGTCAGCGGAGGCACCGACAATCATCTTCTCCTCTGGAACCTCAACTCGCATGGCATCACCGGCTCcaaggtggagaagctgctcgACATGGCCCACATCACGGCCAACAAGAACACTATCGTTGGCGACAAGAGCGCACAGGCACCGTACGGCATACGCCTTGGCACGCCAGCCCTCACCACGCGCGGCTTCCAGGAGAAGGACTTCAAGCAGGTTGCCCAGTTCCTTATTCGCTCGGTGCACCTCTCCAAGGAGGTGCAGAAGTCCGCTGGTTCCATGAAGCTTGCTGATTTTGTGAAGGCTGCCGAGACCTCGAAGGCGTTGCAAgagatggcggaggaggtgaaggcgtATGCGCGTCAGTATCCGTACCCCGGTCTGGAGAGCGCCTATCCTATCCAGTAG